GAACACGTTCACGGCCAGCGCCCCGTCCCCGGGGCCGTGGCTCTCCAGCGGGATCTCGGTCACCGGCAGCAGCGACTCAGACGCTGCGCGGTCGACGGTGTCCtcttcgtcctcgtcctcgtcgtcctcgtcgtcgtcctcgCTGAGGTCGCCGGGGCGCGCCGGGGGCCGCGGGGACGGCCGGCAGGACAAGCGCAGCACCAGCAGGCACAGGGTGAGCACCAGCCCGAAGCAGACGCCCAGCACGAAGTAGAGCCCGAAGCTCTCCGGGTTGGCTGCGGGGGGAACGGAGGGCGTGAGGGACCCGCCCGCGCCGGCCGGGGACCCGCGGTGCCTCCCGGCCGCGCCCCGGCTCACCTCGGATGTGGGCGTACGCGGCCATGCTGttgctgagca
This is a stretch of genomic DNA from Lonchura striata isolate bLonStr1 chromosome 26, bLonStr1.mat, whole genome shotgun sequence. It encodes these proteins:
- the EVA1B gene encoding protein eva-1 homolog B, which encodes MESRRRDMELLSNSMAAYAHIRANPESFGLYFVLGVCFGLVLTLCLLVLRLSCRPSPRPPARPGDLSEDDDEDDEDEDEEDTVDRAASESLLPVTEIPLESHGPGDGALAVNVFASAEELERAQRLEERERIIREIWRNGQPDILGSGTIGTLGRVHYY